The genomic segment CAGCTAATAGCTGTTTCGCTTTCTCAATGTTATGCTCAGAGTCCGGCAAGCTGTTGTTGTATCCCCAAATCGTTGGTGGAAGTGGGTTTTTCGCTGCAAAACCATTACCTTGATATACCACATCAATAATCACCTTTTTATCTACCGCTAAGTTTAGTGCTTGACGCACTTTTGGATTATCAAAAGGTGCTTTTTCCGTATTAAATGCCACATACGCAATGTTTAAGCCCGGTTGCGAAAGTAAATTGATCTTCGGATCATTTTTCATTTTCTCGATGTCGGTCGCATTCGGGAAGTCCATTAAATCACATTGACCGGATTGTAATTTAGCATAGCGGGTCGTTGCATCTGGCACGATCTCGAAAATTAAGCGGTCGATGTCCGGCTTGCCTTTCCAATACTCTTTGTTTGCTACATAACGGCTGGCTTGATCCAACACATAACCGCTAAATACAAACGGGCCTGTGCCGATTGGCGTGGTATCTACCGCTTCAGGTGTACCGGCTTTCATCATTTTATCTGCATATTCAGCCGAATAAATTGAAGTAAAATCCATACCAAGGCTAGATAAGAATGAGGCATCACGTTTGGTTAGAGTAATACGAACGGTATTGTCGTCCACTTTTTCCACTGATTTCAATAAAGTCGGGAATTTCATCGCATTAAAATACGGGTAGCTCCCTTTTGAAACAGTGTGGTAAGGGTGGTTTTTGTCTAACTGACGATTAAATGAAAACACGACATCGTCTGCATTAAATTCACGGCTTGGGGTGAAATCTTTGTTTGAATGGAATTTCACGCCTTTGCGTAATTTGAAGGTGTAAGTTAAGCCATCTTCGCTGATTTCCCAGCTTTCTGCCAATGCCGGTTCAATGTCGGTTGTTCCCGGTGCAAATTCCACCAAGCGGTTATAAATTTGTTGCGAACTAGCGTTATAAGATAATCCGTCCATCATTAAAATCGGGCTAAAGCCGGTTGGTGAACGGCTAACGCAGTTTACAAAGGTTTTCTCGGCTTGCGGTTTTGCCGCTGTTGTAGCTTTATTTTCATTGCTTTTATCATCACAAGCCGCTAAAGCTAATACCGCTAACACGCTTGCACTGATTTTAGTTAAAGTTGGAAATTTCATATTATTCTCCGCTTAATCTTAGGATTAACTTACGAAGATTACCTTTTCCACAATGAGGAGTAAAGAACAAAAAGCATTTTGTTATAACGAAATGATATAAAAAGAGAGATGACAAGCGGTTATTTTTGGCAAGTAATTTGCAAAAAAACAATAAAATCCGACCGCTTGTAGAGGGCTAATCCGCCCTTAGTGAAATTTCACCGATGCCGAAATAGCGGAGGTCATCGCCCTGTTTTAGAATAAGTTCGCCCTTCTCGTTAATGCCTTGCGAAATGCCGTGGATTTCTTCGGCTTCGGTAATGAGCTTAACCGCTTTGTGGCGGAAAAGATCGAAACTTTGCCAGCGTTCGGCATAATGAGCGAAGCCGACAAGCGGGTAAATTTTGAGATTTTTTTGCAATTCATAGGCTAAACGGCAAACCAATTCATTGCGGTCGAAATTATATTGCGATAAATCTGCCCACGCTTGCGTCACAATATTTTCATCCACTTTTGCCATTCCTAAGTTTAGCCCAATGCCGATAACTACATCTAAACCATTGCGATTGGCTTGGGTTTCCAATAAAATGCCCCCCATTTTTTTGCCTTGGTAATAAATGTCATTCGGCCATTTAATTTGAATATCTTTCACCTTTTGAGCGGTAAGGCTTTCGGCAATAATGAGTGCAACCACTAAACTTAGGGGCGGTAGATCTGCCGCCTGCTCCATGGGGTAATGCCATAAAATCGAGAAATAGAGATTTTCACTCTCGGGCGAATACCAAGTTCGACCGCGTCTGCCACGCCCAGCGGTTTGTTTTTCGGCGAGGCAAACCGTGCCGTTTTCCAAACTGTGGTGATGCGTGAGCAAATATTCATTGGTTGAATCAATTTCATCGAACACAACGGCTTGCCCGCAAATTAACGCATTTTGGATTTGAGCTTGGTTAAGTTTCATTATTTCCCCACTTAGCGAGTGATTTTTTCGCTATCGACCTCGCCGTTCTTGCCGATAAAACGCACTTCAGGCTGAATTTCTACCCCAAATTTTTCTCTCACTCTCTGGCGAACGGTTTTGGCTAATGCCAAAACATCTTGCCCTGTTGCATTTTCTTTGTTAATCAGCACTAAGGCTTGCTGGGTGTGTACCGCCGCTCCGCCAATTTGTAAGCCTTTCAGCCCGGTTTGGTCAATCAACCAACCTGCGGCTAATTTTACCGAGCCATCAGCTTGAGGGTAGTGCGGAATGGTTGGGAATTTGGCTTGTATTGGTGCAAATTGTTCGTTTGAAATCACCGGATTTTTAAAAAAGCTGCCGGCATTGCCAAATTCATCAGGGTTAGGCAATTTTGAGGAGCGAACCGCACAGACTTCATCAAAAATCTGTTGTGCGGTAACCGTTGCCGGATT from the Mannheimia haemolytica genome contains:
- the hbpA_2 gene encoding Hemin-binding lipoprotein; protein product: MKFPTLTKISASVLAVLALAACDDKSNENKATTAAKPQAEKTFVNCVSRSPTGFSPILMMDGLSYNASSQQIYNRLVEFAPGTTDIEPALAESWEISEDGLTYTFKLRKGVKFHSNKDFTPSREFNADDVVFSFNRQLDKNHPYHTVSKGSYPYFNAMKFPTLLKSVEKVDDNTVRITLTKRDASFLSSLGMDFTSIYSAEYADKMMKAGTPEAVDTTPIGTGPFVFSGYVLDQASRYVANKEYWKGKPDIDRLIFEIVPDATTRYAKLQSGQCDLMDFPNATDIEKMKNDPKINLLSQPGLNIAYVAFNTEKAPFDNPKVRQALNLAVDKKVIIDVVYQGNGFAAKNPLPPTIWGYNNSLPDSEHNIEKAKQLLAEAGYPNGFETDLWVQPVVRASNPNPRRMSEIIQADWAKIGVKANLVTYEWGDYIKRTKAGELTAGTYGWSGDNGDPDNFLSPLFGSDNIGNSNYARFTNPELDALLEKALSSSDKAERTKLYEQAQVILRDQAPWINVAHSVNFAPTSKRVQGYKQSPFGYTYLYPVKIVD
- the birA gene encoding Bifunctional protein BirA; this encodes MKLNQAQIQNALICGQAVVFDEIDSTNEYLLTHHHSLENGTVCLAEKQTAGRGRRGRTWYSPESENLYFSILWHYPMEQAADLPPLSLVVALIIAESLTAQKVKDIQIKWPNDIYYQGKKMGGILLETQANRNGLDVVIGIGLNLGMAKVDENIVTQAWADLSQYNFDRNELVCRLAYELQKNLKIYPLVGFAHYAERWQSFDLFRHKAVKLITEAEEIHGISQGINEKGELILKQGDDLRYFGIGEISLRAD